The Lepeophtheirus salmonis chromosome 13, UVic_Lsal_1.4, whole genome shotgun sequence genome segment AAGATCAAAACGATTAACTAAAATTGTTAACTTCAGTagcaatattgatttgatttacattttttccaagCATAAATTTCTCAAGGTTAAAAgtggaaatttttaaaaatctgggataatgaaataaattgtatttaaaaaaaaagaagaaatgtatattgttatttatcaaCCTCAAGTGTTTCTTcctcaatataattaaaaataaatcaatattgctGCTATATTACTGTTAAACTAACGTCCGACAAGTCTTGCGTCGGTCTCTGTTTAGGACTGAATACTGTATtgccgtccagttcagtcctaaaacctATAAAGTCGATCCTTGATTATGTcacctaactttttttttttacatatatcagTTCTACTTCTGACAGTTTGATGGATCAACAGTCTAAAGACTGCCCCCAAGGACAAATAGGACCTGTTCTACGATTAAACTGGACTGagctgaataaataagaactgacacaataCTATCACGACTAGCATTTTTATCTACTCTCAATATCGACCGCCTAAAgggaaatcaaaatttgaaaaaaaacatatggtagcaAATCTTCTGTATTCTTCTTCTTGCCAACCggtaattatgatttataataatagtttttaattattatatacatttaattgatAATCGTACCAATGACTGAATATGAAATGACATAGACTCTAAGCAAAGGCCCTTGATTGGtttaagttaatataaaaattcaaatcctatgtaataccttttttgagCAATGCTATTAGAATAAGATTAGGCCACAAGAACATTCTAGGGCAAatacagaaaatttatttagtaactCCTACTCTTTATAATGATCCCATTAGGCGCATTTGTTTgggtaaatataaaacattttaagtatgaaatgtagccatttaaatttgtttctttcCATTGAATCCTTATTTATAAACGCTCTATTTAGGTCTTTCAATTATTGTCTATCGTTATATTCCTGTATTTAGGATCCCAATGACGTCATCCGTAATACTTGTAAATTTTCAGTGAGAAATGAAAATCGTTGCTGACTAaccttaatataataatttttttttggagttataCACAGATCAAcattaatgaaaacagctgaatGCAAAATACACTACATctttgattatttcaaaaagcgagccgtggaaagaataaaatatcctttagtcaataaaatataagctatttaaaattcaaataaattcatttggcttaaatacaaatgaaaaatggAGGTGCTAttcctttccataaaaaaatccttaaaaaatatataattttgcaactTGGATTTTTGGAACAAAAGCCATATCTAAGAGTCACATACCATTTTGAGATgaatttcttctcttttctcaTGTGGGTTACCCCTTCTTCCTTCATCAAAAGTTGTTTCAAACctttaaaaactttaacaaATCGGATTGAAAATCCTTCAAAACcagaaatgatataaataaagttaataaaagaTTCGTGATCAGTGCGTCAAGTACTACTATATCATTAGATAtgtaacttaaattttttatttttaactttttttattttttccaaagtaaGTAAAAACCTGGATATAATCAATCCTGCTTAGCCACATAAGctttaatacaataaatcaGAATCCGCAATTTAAAAGTTcttagaataataattctaagattgaatatttcaacgaataatgctaaaaaaaattagtcagttattcattttatagGTTAAAACTGTTTCTCCACTCACAAATAATCTGTATTGGGTCCAAAATCTATACTGATCCGTTTTCTACCCGATCTTAGCAACTCAAATTGTAAACTAGAAtaggcactcggtagagtgcagaAGCTccacttaaaattaaattgagttatatatcatttattcaaaagttaaggtcgattttgcattttttattttttgtatactaccctgacctctcaaaatttaatgaactcttattttaataatttataattttcataccaagtttcatcaaaaccgatctgtaacttttgctgtaatcccggtaactaaaaaacaaacaggggaaaaaatataacctccgttcaacttcgttagCAGAGATAACTATGTAGTTGCTTATCGATTggttaataaatcataaatatacttcatgAAATGCATGCGACATTACCTTTTAAATTCGTGTTGTACTGAACAGCTGAAGTATGGCATGTTGCTCCTGTCAAGAAGATGAATATCACTTTTAGTAACATATATGACGCTCAAATATTAACTACTAGTCAATTGAAAGATGTGGATGAAactaaaatgcttaaaataaaatatattgtgtatttaaGAAAGATAAGAGATGTTCAAATTCAGAGTAATTATTTAGgtgtatgtatattagggtgtcaATGATTTCCCTTTTTTATGAAAGAGTACAGATATGGAGGTTTGGAggttattttgatacaaaaagaagattgaaaagtttgttctatttatataaaaatttagaagtaaCATAGCTCAATAGCCCActaatctttaaattttacagaaaaaagcCAAACAAAAACAACGTGATTTGGTTTTAAAATCATCCATACACTACACATGAACCTCGACCCAGTCCAGTCCTACTTGTTAGTccttaaataagttaaaatcgATCACTCATTATACATTCAGGAGGTTTTTCCTTTTTGTGATTACTCCATTATACAGGGCCATCcgtctaaaatataaaatataatggtgTGTTCTGccctatttgttatatttcaatcTAGAAATAAGAGGGTTATAACCAAAAACATGGAGACACGCAGAACTACAATTTTGGAGCTAATCCCGTCCAGAAAATCACAACCAGAGATCTCAATGTGCTACAATTTAACCGGTCTACTGTGTACCGGTTCAGCACAAGACGCCCTTAAGTCTTAGGTCTTAAGGTCTGTTAGTACTAGAAGGgattaaagaaataagaaataaagttgaatgatgTCATCTAGTACATAACTTATatgttttaggactgatatgcaggactgagaCTGTActagacgggactgcagtcttcagttctaaataaggaccgacacaacactagttctACGTGTTTacctttataaaagaaaaataatataagttaattgaattttatccTTCTTCGTATTGCAGTCTGTCCATTAGCGTATCAGTGCCAAGTAATTTAACAGAGGCGCAGCAACATTTTctagttgtttatttttatttagataaacaTAAAAGGGAAAATTTTGATGACATAAACCTTAATaatctttttgagaaaaaaaataccattataGTTGATTTATTCCATGCTCCCATCTCTTTAACCTGTAACTTCTACAGTTTCAGAGTGTAGAGTCataaggagactatgttgaaaaacaaaatgattaattcccaaaaatactctcatcaactcactcaaatgaCGGTTCCATAACAACtgtgcgtccaaaatggctgaaactttgatgagtaaCTGTCTACAGATGCAAGATGAATGTAACTTACTTTTATTTACGATTGCTGCTATATTTACGTTGAAATTGGGAACTTTTCATACCACCCTCTTATGACGTgagggcaaacttatacaatgtacccaaaTAAAGAAGTTGTGGTTGCTTCAAAAAAGTATCGAACTCTGACATTCTGTAAATTTATTGATtcttaatttccaaaattgacTAATACTTCAGATAAGTAAGTAGCCTATCTCAATTTGtgtacatacaaaattaattttaattgattgaaattttattttcgatGCATTCTAACCtatgaatatatacaaaataatatttcgatTCTAGACTATAACATAGAAAGATGATCAAAACATAAATGTcttccataaataaaataagtaatatgtcctttaacatttaacatttttttaagatttatatttatttattcgttggtatcataaacatatatatttgagcTACTCCATATATCTAGCAGCtgatttgacaatatttttaccATTTGAAACACAATCtctaaacttcatttttttaaaaatatcaccaCAAGTGTCATCGCAGCTCTGCCAACCAGACCATGGTTCCATTTTtcctatcaataaataaaataaaaaattccaaaaactattttttttattcgttgaTTAATTCGTCGTTATATAATCCTAAGCCCTAAACGCTCATTTAAGGGACGCTATTTTCAACGAATGTCATCTTTAGTTATGAAAATTGTGAGAATTTTGGGtgtgctaaaaaaagaaaacaaaaatcaacttggtaaccctgacaatctgaagaatgttttggtgtaaagcagcttagctgtcatgacgcttcattatatcagctacaattagtCGTGACGAGAGAAGAGGgcgaaaaggaaataaacattgaCATAGGAactaattactccgatgtcgatcctcaattcttctcgaagtccaagaaggacttacaattataaatcctcaacaaatccttaacATCACAATCTGAGAATGGCAATAGCTGAGTAACAGAAAacttattcttcagattaccaactccaaaataaatgctaagcaaaaaaatacagCCGATTTACATCATAAGTTATCTTAGCGACATTCATAAGAGCTAATGATTATTTGGCGAGCTTCTTTTCAGTGAGGTTAATTACAGTcacaatttcatattataaatactataatataaatagcttCATTACTCTTCACTGCTTATGTTTAATATCGAAAGAGATCATTCTAACAGAAGCAACTGAGGCTCTTGTCAGATTTCGAACCAACTTAGTAAATCTATGAagggataaattaaaaaaaaaaaactctttgaatGTGATGGCGTTCAAACGCTTTGATTGATGCGTCTTTGAGCAGTAGGCTCTTGAAAAAAAGGGTATCATTCTTATTGTAAATGTTATGAACGTAAACTGTAGGTTAATgtgccctttttttttttttttgtacaataatgaCGTCAATCATTTTGGAATGTAATCATTTACACTATATGAAAATGTGTTTGAAATTAATCtcactgaaaaaaaagtttgtgcaAATAAATCTtcactcaaataaataaatgacactCGTTTATGATAACCTCGTTTTAATGAATGCTCGCCGTTTGTATCACCGACGTGTGTCCATCCCCCCAAGTAATACAGAGTAGGGACGCAAACTTACAGTtgcacatattttattagaattcaTCCCCGTTATTGCTAGGTTTCATTAAGCAATCGAAAAATAactgaaatcattttttttatcccatgtatctaagtgtaaaaatatcggagtaacaacaaaaaaggtaaGAAGTGTGCGATCTCCTTAGCACCAGGCCAGTGctgagaaaaatgaaaaacagttGACATCTCCATCACATTAATAAGTCAATGAAAGTCCATAATGACAAGCAGAACCCCAACTTCTCCACCAACAATATGGGTGGCTTCTGTCCTATCTCTATGTGGCAATCCTCTAATCTTACCTTAACCCCTCAAGTAGGCAGTTTAatgtgtcttggagaagaatatctgcTGCACCTCTTTAGATTTGCTTCAAGGTGCCATTACGACAACGTGGTACGCCATGGGTACGGTCCTAATCATCAAGATGGGTTGTCTTTATTTGATTCTACAAATATCACGTTTTTCGTagtttagtcatgctactgcaagttttgggtccccattctgtattcaacataaaaaacgctatatttatataatgaccATTTATGCAACTACTTTTCTAAAACACGgtcacatatataaaaaaggaaaatgtaatttctctttaaaattaggtcattatatttttttcaaaatttctaaaaatttccttctaaataaaatgtaatctctattgaatgatagaaaaaaaaaatacaaatggcCTCTCCTTACTTTATTGAATGGGCCTCTccagtataaaaatattatcagtgCCTTTGGTTTTTAtcttagagaaagaaaaacacAGAGGAGACAGGGTATGTTCAAGACTAAGACATTGATATTACTTGACAAAAGGAGTATGCTCAATGGATGAcgtcaaatttgttttatactaatatttagCATTATGTTACTTCActaacataaaatttacattttatattgtttaattgaTAGTATCTATTGtaagctgtaaacaattccctataattattgaataatatattctatatttgggaagaattagCTTATTACTATCTGATTCTTGtccttttttatgtttacaaaatatagGCAACGACGTGtagttatgttatatatatagagttcagtagtttgtaatgaaaaaaacaaaaaaaaaaaaaacgcgaGGAATAGGCAAGAGCAATATATATGGTAACCTGAGTTACGACCTTTGtgaatatcagctgcctgttttatgatttcaggggaaaaataagaattattgctataaagaggagaatcttctacatttaaatgaGTATAATATCCCTTTTGACTCTAACTACACTTTACAAGATACTTTTGGGTTTGGTCtcatttttgcttaaaaagagttttaatttcatattctcCCAGGCTTTAAGCCACCCTTGAAAATTGTATTCCAGTTAACCTTTTAGTTACTCATGCTCAGAGTATTCCGTTTATTCCAGGTTTTACTATTTAGTATTATCTACGGGTGCTTTTCTTCATTTCAAgacacttttgaaaataaaatccaccgtttacaaaaatttataaagaaaaaactgacAGTCTCAAACAATCCGGATTCAAATAGTACATAATTCAAAGGAAGTATTGAGCCGGactgtttgaaatatttattcacattcacattttctatgtacatatattcccCTTCCCCAGCTGGATTTATGGCGCAGACATAATAGACATTATACTTTAGATTATACCAAACCTTTCTTTCTCTATGGGTAGTGTGTATACATTATACATGATCTCACCGTTCATAACGCATTCTATCCAACCCATTTCCTCATTGACTCTTGAAAAGACTGAAGGCATTGTACTGTTAAATGCATTAGGCTGCCCAAATGAAATAATGccgatttgaacaaattgatttCCATCCATTATCACCAATGGACCTCCTGAATCTCCTACATAAGCACTAGAATCCTTACCCTTTGCACATATGGGGAAATCTAGAATTTCTCCAAATATTTCTACGCATTCATCTATCCCAACAATGGACAAAACTGTCTTTTGAAGTACATTCGAGATTGATGATTGATTTATCTTCCCCCATCCAGCGATGTAAGCCACTTTCCCAGCATATGGatccttgttattttttaatacatgctTATCCAAACCAATGGAATGGATCCAGTCTGTGAAAACGATGTCTTTATCTGATTTGAATAGAGCAAAATCATGGGAACTTCCTTCGATGTTAAAGTTTCCGTTTGTGATTATATCTTCTACGAGATAGTAATTTTCAGTTTCATTATCTCTTGCCACTGATGAGTCAGTGTTGCCATACATTAAAGGACGACCACCAACTACAGAGCATAGTCTTAGtcacttaataattattaattaattttttttttaattacctccATTTACAAATGCTCTTCTATGTTTAAAGCTCGTCTTGTAGAAGGTCCTAGCTATTTCTGAGTTGTTTGGACGTAAATTGGTTAAATCGAGTGTCCCCACGTGTAATTTGAAGTGATTCATTTGAAGCATTTCATGCTATTTATGGAATAGACAAACAAACGGTATAGAGATActtttgatgtatttatataacatatttaatacgAACTTCTTCAAAGTTTATTGTGCAGTGTGCCGCAGAAAGAAcaaatctttttgaaataatggatCCTCCACACATTGGAACGTTTAAGTAATGAATACTTACAATAAATGGAAATTCATTCGGAAGAGCATCTTCAccattgatgatatttttcttttttttaatatccgaTTTTCTATTTTAGAATGACAAAAAACACAAAGGAGGATTTTTTATGAAGAGCTTTAATAATATTGGTCAATAAAAGAAGCTTTCTTACGAATTGAAAAGAACGTCTTTGACCAACGATGCAGAACAATTATCCACTCTACATATTTCCCAGGATGGTTTTCCTCCTCGGCCCTTCACGGGACAATGATAGGAGTTTTCCGTACCATCTAAAAGAATGCATTTCTCATATCTTTCTCCATTGTATTCAAATGGAAAATTACATTTAGTATTATTGACTGTCATGCATTTTGTAGCTtgggattttaaataaaattaatagaattttactttatgttatattatatttatttacttactttGTACATCTTTCAGTGAGAGAACAATTccataattcaataaaatcacgaaaaTATATGCGTTAATCATTTCTCTTAAAAGAAACaatatcaatattcaatatttattactgtgTATTCAAGTTTCAGAATGACTGATAATAAAGATACATACAGGGTATAGTAGCGTAATACGATTAAAGATCtcgtttttgttatattatgtaGGTAAGTATTAATGAGAGGTTTCGAGGGGAAAAAGTCTTTATTTAAcagtgttttatattatttaaactcaaTTTATTAGTTAACTTTTACAAACTGATTATCAAGGattgacaaaatatacaaatgctTTCCTTCGAGGACTAAATTAGACTCTAAGATAGGGATTCTCAGCTGTTTGTATTCAGACTAGTTTTGGGAATCTTCATCATCTGATCTAAGTACTTATGACTCATGTGTCAGTGTAGTACTTATTTACTCTTCACTGCATCCATCTAAGAGAAAATGGACTCGCATCCTAAATAAATGTAGATATAGTATTACACCTGGGACACTGAATTTGGTCGTTGGATCAATTTTACTAGTGAATAGTTTAGTGTGGAGGTAATGTATACTATACCAAAAccaaatccatttattttaactttaactttattattgttaataaataatgttcacTGACCGTATAATATTGCACTTGCGAGCCAGACTTGTCCCGTGGGACTGCTTGTTGATAATACCTGTTCTAACATATGACAAACGTTTgctaaattgtaattttttataagctcGTATTGCGTATCATAATTATCAGGTGATTGATTCCATCTGATAATGAGTCACTACAACTAAttctaaataattcattatatctCTACAGCATTTACTTATTTCGCCAATCACCTAGAAATATGactcttctaattttttaagagGATTTAagcatgtaaaaatatatataaactactcaaatacttattttgctAACTATTTCTTCAATCTTATGCTCTTAAactccattaaaatatattatatattatcattgatatatttaacaaaCCAAATcgaaaatgatatttgatatcTTTGAAAACTTTAATGTATGTGTAAATATTTTGCCATTTTACATAGACTGTtcgataaaataacataattttgtcgtgtattataaacaataacaaaggtaatgaacaaaaataagccGTATTCGATGACAACTTTATAGGCCAGTGTTTGTGGCTTG includes the following:
- the LOC121128527 gene encoding chymotrypsin-1 translates to MINAYIFVILLNYGIVLSLKDVQTTKCMTVNNTKCNFPFEYNGERYEKCILLDGTENSYHCPVKGRGGKPSWEICRVDNCSASLVKDVLFNSKSDIKKKKNIINGEDALPNEFPFIVSIHYLNVPMCGGSIISKRFVLSAAHCTINFEEHEMLQMNHFKLHVGTLDLTNLRPNNSEIARTFYKTSFKHRRAFVNGVGGRPLMYGNTDSSVARDNETENYYLVEDIITNGNFNIEGSSHDFALFKSDKDIVFTDWIHSIGLDKHVLKNNKDPYAGKVAYIAGWGKINQSSISNVLQKTVLSIVGIDECVEIFGEILDFPICAKGKDSSAYVGDSGGPLVIMDGNQFVQIGIISFGQPNAFNSTMPSVFSRVNEEMGWIECVMNGKMEPWSGWQSCDDTCGDIFKKMKFRDCVSNGKNIVKSAARYME